The window GAGCTCAACCGGCTGCGGAGGCAGCCGTCCGGGGTGACGGGCAAGCAGGATTTGTGGGAGGTCCACTACGACCCCTACGACGTCTCCCGCGTCTGGGTACGGCGAAGCGACAGCCGCCGGTGGATCGAAGTCCCGTGGACCCATCTGCCCATGGTCCGGGCTCCGTTCGCCGACTTCACCTGGCGCCACGCACGCCAGCTCCTCGCCGACCAGGGCCGCGACGACACCAGCGAGACCGCTATTGCCCAGGTCCTGGCCAAGCTGCTGCGCAGGTCGGGGAAGCCGCCGACCGGATCGGAGCAGGTCATGGCTCGCACCCGGGCAGCCCTTGAGGCCCCCGCACGGCCCGCACTCCCGCCTGCCCGATCCGCCGATGCGGACGACAGCGAGAACGAAGGGCCGGAGGAGGGGCCGGTCACCCCGTTCGGCGTCTTCAACCCCCTGGAAGAGGAAGTGAATCCGCTGTGGTGACTCCGCCCGACGCCCATGACGGCGAGCACAACCCGCTGACCACCAAGGACGGCTGGCGACAGTTCGTCGACGACGCCCCGGCCTGCCCGACCATGCTCTCGCTGCGGGCCTTCAAGGCCCTGACCAAGGAGAAGCGGCTCGCCTACAACGAGCCCCGGCTGGACTACCACTCCCGGCTCGTGATCGTGGCCACCCCCACCGTCCGCAACGTGTTCACCACCGGACGGCGCCTGGTCCTGCTCAACCGGCACCAGATTTCCGGCCGCCGAGGGCTGATCGTCACCGGCCAGGCCGGGACCGGCAAGACGACCGCCATCGCCCAGCTCGGACGCAACCATGAACTCCTGGTCCGCAAACGACTCGGCCCGGCCGCCGCAGGGCGGCTGCCGGTCGTCTACGTCACCGTCCCGCCCCGGGCCACCCCGAAGATGCTCGCCATCGAGTTCGCCCGGTTTCTGGGCCTCCCGGTCATCCGGCAGGAGACCCAGGCGTCCATCACCAACGCTGTCTGCGACCTGCTGATCAAAATGCGCGTCGAACTCGCACTCGTCGACGAGATCCACAATCTCAACCTCGCGACCCAGGCCGGGGCCGAAGCCTCCGACCAGCTGAAATACTTGTCCGAGCGGATCCCCGCTACCTTCGTACTCGCCGGCATCGACGTCGCCGCGAGCGGCCTGTTCAGCGGTGTCCGGGGTCAGCAGATCGCCGGTCGATACACCGTCACCGAGACCGAACCGTTTGCCTACGGCACCACCGCACAGCGGCAGAGCTGGCGGAACCTGGTCGCCTCGCTCGAAGACGCCCTGCGACTCCACCGGCACAAGCCCGGCAGCCTGCTCAAACTCGACGGCTACCTCCACGAACGCACCGACGGCGCGATCGGCAGCCTCTCCCAACTCGTCCGCGGCGCCGCCCTTGAGGCCATCATCAACGGCAGCGAGGCCATCACCCGCAAAACGCTGGAGGCCATCGAGGTCGACCAGACCGCCGAGGACGCTCACCAGGAACACCGCCGCAAGCGGCGTCCCCGCCGCGGGAGGCCGGATGCCGACGCAGCCTGACCGACTCCGCCAGCTGCCTATCGCTCTCGGCCCCGTCCATAACGAGACCCTCGGTTCCTATCTCCACCGCCTGGCCGTCGCCAACAACCGTCCCGCGGGCTTCCTCGCCCGCCTCCTGGGCCCGCTGCCGCCGGAGTTCTCCCCGCTCAGCAACACCGCGGCCGGCTGGACTCCCCACTCGCCTGAACGCCTGGCCACACTCTCCGGGCGCCCAACGTCCCAGCTCGCCCGGGCCCTGCCCGCGCTCGCCGACTTCCTCAGCCCGCATGATCCCGGGCGGCGAACGGAACAGCTGATCAGCCGCCCCTGCCGCTGCTGCACAGCCCGCCGCAGCCCCACCGCTTCCGTGGTCATCACCCTCTCGCCCGCCCACGTCCACCTCTGCCTGCGGCATCAGCTCTGGACCCGCTCCACTCACGACATCCCGCTCGTCTCCTTGCCGGAAGTCATCGAGGCCCAGCGTCGACTCGACCAGCTCGCCCGCTGTCACCGCACGGTCCGGCAAGCCCTCGACCTGGCGCGGAGAATCGTCGAGGACTGGTCGGCCTCCGGAATGCCGATCGACCTCGGAAAAGAGTGGACCGATCGCCTCGACCGAGTCGAAGCTCTCGCTGTCAGCAAGAAGGTCTCGGCTGAGGACCGCAGTCACCTCGCGGCGTTCCCCGAGATCGTGGTGCTGACGCACCTGATCCTCGACCCGCCCACCACTGCCCTCGATCCCAAGGAGCTCTATCTTGCGACGACCGCCGAGCTGAGCCGACAATTCGCGCGGATCTACACCACCCTCGGAACCCAGGACCCCCTCTACCGGCGCTTCTGTCTCTACCGCGAACGAGACTTCCGTGAGGCTCCGGGCTAAGTTCGACTCGTGGACGGCACTGAGATCACCATCAAGCTCACCCCCGACGAGGCACTCGTCCTCTCGGACTGGCTGGAGCGAGTTCAGATGACGGACCTCAGCCGTCTGGTCGACGATCCGGCCGCCTGGGCCCCGATCCACAAGCTCGCGGGGACGCTGGACAAGGCACTTCCCGGGATCTTCGCTGCTGACTACGCGGAGCGTCTGGATGCAGCACGGCGCCGCCTGAGGGAGACCATGGGCAGCTTCGCTGAAGAGCAAGACGGCTGAGTCAGCTATCCCATCCGTCAGCACGATTCCGTGAAAGCCATGTCGATTGAGAACGCTGAGGGCCAGCGTTCTCAATCGACTTGGCACCCCACCAGGTCAGCGGCTCGCCATCTGACAGATGCACTTCGACAGGACAACTCATGTCCAGAAGGTCGTCGTGGTGGTGCTGAATCGGGTGAGCCGTGTGCGGGCGCTTCCTTCCGTGTTCAGCAGTCCTGTGGCGGGCCGAGTATGCGGTGCAGGCCCGGCTCGATGTCCGGGGCGCTGATCGAGCCGTAGCCGAAGACGAAGCCCGGGCGCGCGGAGCGGTTTGCGGCGACCTCCGCCAGGGTGTAGACCGCCACGCCGGATGCCCGGACGCGGCCCGCCCGGTTCGCAAGGGCGTCGGGCTCGGCGAGATGGCCCCGGGTGAAGACGGTCACGTGCAGGCCCGCGGCGGACGGCACCAGCTCGGCCAGGCCCGCGAAGTGGTCGGTGAGCGCACGGGTGATGGTTTGGTGCCGGGTCGCGTACGTGTGCTGCATCCGGCGGATGTGCCGGGCGAGCAATCCGTCGTCGACGAAGCGGGCGAGCGCCGCCTGCGTGGGGACCGCTGTGTGCCAGTCGGCGGTGTACTTGGCGGTGCGCAGCGCTGTGCGCAGTGGGGCGGGCGCGACCAGGAAGCCGACGCGCAGGGAGGGCAGCATCACCTTGGAGAAGGACCCCACGTAGATGACGTGTCCGTCCCGGTCCAGACTCTGCAGCGTCTCGACCGGCCGTCCGCCGAACCGGAATTCGCTGTCGTAGTCGTCCTCGATCACGGCCGCGCCGTGCCGCCGCGCCCATCGCAGCAGCGCCGTTCTGCGCCGCAGGGACATCGGCATGCCGAGGGGGAACTGGTGGGCGGGGGTGACGTACACGGCGCGGGTGTCCGGCGGGATGGCGTCCACCAGCAGGCCCTCGGCGTCCACCGGTATGCCCGTGACCTTGGCGCCCTGCGCCAGAAACGCCAGCCGGGCCGGTGGGTAGCCCGGCTCCTCGACGGCCACCCGGTCGCCTGGTGCGAGCAGCACCCGCCCGATGAGGTCCAGTGCCTGCTGCGTGCCGGTGGTCACCAGCACGTCGTCCGGGCCGGTCCGCACGCCGCGGGAGAGTCCGATGTGCCGGGCGAGTGCGGCCCGCAGTCCGGCGTGGCCGGCCGGATCGCCGTATCCGACCGCCCCGGCCGCCGAGAGGCGCAGTTCCCGGGCGATCAGGGGACGCCAGGCGTCGTACGGGAAGAGCCGGGCGTCCGGCAGGCCCACCCGGAAGTCGTGGGCCGCTGTGGTCGGTCCCGTGGTCTCCGGGGCTGCCCATGGGGACAAGTCCGCCCACAGGGCACGCGGGCGCAGTCCCGAGCCGGTGGTGTCGGTGGCGGTCGCGGTCCCGCGCGTGGGCAGGCCCGTCGTACGCACACGGGTCCCGGAGCCGACCCTGCTGTCCGCGTAGCCCTCGGCGACGAGCCGTTCGTAGGCCACGCCGACGGTGTTGCGGGCCACCGCCAGGCGGCGGGCCAACTCCCGGGTCGGGGGCAGCGGATCGCCGGGCCGTAGCAGCCCGTCGTGGATCGCGGTGCGCAGTTGGCGGTAGATCTGGCCGGACAGGTCGCGCTGCCCATCGAGCCTGACGTGCATGTCCATCCCGGCTTTCCGTTTTCGGCTCGGTTGTTGTTGGCTTTCAGGCCGGCGATTGGCTCAATCGATTGGCAGCTTATTGGCTCTGGAGCTGAACCGCTGTGGATTTTACGCTCCGGCCATGGACATACGACGACTGGACCGCCAGGCGCTGTTGCTGACCGGGGAGGTGGTCTCCCAGGTGAAGACCGACCACCTGAGGTTGGCGACGCCGTGCGCGGATTGGACCCTGTACGGCCTGCTTCGCCATCTGGTCAGCCAGAACGAGGGGTTCGCCGCCTCCGCCCGCGGTGCGGGTGAGCCGTGGGCCGTATGGCGCGACGGCGACCTCGGTGATGACCCGGCCGGAGCGTATGAGGCGTCGGTGGGCGAGGTCACCGCGGCGTTCGCGGAAGACGACGTGCTGGAGCGGCGGTTCGCGCTGCCGGAGGTGGGCGAGGGCTTCGCTGTCCCCGGGCGGACAGCGATCGGCTTCCACCTGCTCGACTACGTGGCGCACGCCTGGGACGTCGCGGTGACGATCGGCGCCCCGTGGGAGCCCGCCGCCGAACTCACCACGGCTGCGCTGCGCGTCGCTGCCTTGGTCCCTGACGAGGGCCGGGGGGCCGGTGCCGCGTTCCGCCGGCAGATCGCCGTTCCCGACGACGCCCCGCCGGGCGACCGGTTGCTCGCCCTGCTCGGCCGCGTCCCGTCCTGGACGCCGGGGCCATGCTGAGGAGCCGCTGGTGCCAGGGCCCGGCCGGGGACATCCTTGGCGACCGTGCCGCAGCGAATGGCGTCGGCAGCGGCATGCGCGGTCGCCGGGACGGCCCGCTGATCGTCAGCGTCACCGACTTCACCAGCGACGCATACCGAGACTTGCCCGGCATCGCGCGCCGCGGCCTCGCGCTGCGGCGCCGCTGGCCGCATCTCGACGGAGCGGTCGGCATGTGGCTATGGGTCGTACCCTCGGCCCGGCGCTGCGGATCGGTCTCGGTGTGGACCGGACGGCGAGCCCTGGCGGAGTTCGTACGCCTGCGGAGCATGTCGCGATCATGGACGAGTACCGCGAGCGAGGCACGATCAGGTCGGTGATCCGGGAGTACCGGAGCTTCGACGCGGCGCGGATCCGCCAGGACGCGGAGGCATGGCTGATGCCGGACGATCGCTGCCGTGCCGCGCGGGGGGCGCCACGGCAGGGCGGCTGACAACGGCTTCTCAGCTCAGGGGCCAAGATCATGAGACAGAACCAGACTGGCCCACGAGCGAGACAGACCCAAGGCCCAAGGTCAGGGCACCGATGAAGGCCAGAAGAAACGAGAACCTACATGAGGTGTAGGTTCGCATTTCGCGTGTCCCTTTCTCATTGACCGTGGCCTTTGTCCGGCCCAAAGGACAGCGCGATGAGACGAACTCCTTGTCCTGTCGCATTGAAGCTGTCGGATTCTCACTCGTTCTCAATCGTGCTGGCGGATCTCATTGTGTCGCGCTCTGAGCGGTGGCGTCGTGTCTCATCTCGTTGGTGTTGGGGCAGTCTCACTGATTAGGTGAGTCAGCTGCGCTGGTCTGGTCAGATGATTTTGATCGAGTCGAGGAACCTAACGGCGTAGTCTGAGTCGCCGGTGATGGACAGGTCATGCTCCCGCCAGTTCTCCCGGCCGGTTGCCCAGGCGGGGAAGTCAATTGACCGGCCAGTGATAGATGCGGCGGCTGTTGGTCCAAGAGTGCCGGAAACGACGGTCAGCCGACCCCCGCCAGCGGGGGAGACTTTCCAGAATCCACCGGCGGGGGCGGTCAGTTTGAGGTCGATGGTGCGGTCGAGCCAGCCCATCGTCGCCGTATTCATCTGTTCCAGCCCCGCCATCATCCATTCCAGTACGCAATACATCCGGTCGAAATCGGTCTGCGGGGTTGGCCTAGCGAGCGCAGGCACGATGTCGTGACGCAGATGGGTGTGCCATTCGAACATCAGGAAAGAGGGGAGGAAACGTAGTGGGTAGCGGCCGAGGTTGCCGAAGGACACTTCGAAAGTATCGAGGCTCCCATGCAGCCGCATGACCTTCAGCACAAGATTGCTCCGCCGGTCGTACTCACGGAGGATGCGACTGGCTGGCCAATCACGGCGTGCATCGACCTGCACCTCGTTCGCAGCCTCGACGTCGTCACTCCTGAGCAGCCTAATTTTAGATAGGTTAGGCAGTATTCGGCAGCTGGCACCAAGGTGCGCCACCACGTCGCGGACCCGCCATCCGCTGGCACGACTGCCAGTCTCCCACTCTGACCCGCCGAGGTCCCGATAAAGGGCCAGCGCTGCCTGTCTCTCGGCGCGCAATGCAGCCAACTGGTACTGGAACATCCCGTCTCCTGGCAGCGTGCTTCCCACCGGGCTCGGCAGGGTAACGGACTCAAACTCGACAAGACCGCTGACGTCAACCCGCCGCCACCGGAACACAACTCGACGCGCGACAGGCCAACTGCCCCATGAGTAGCTAGGTAAACAGGGTCTTCGAAGTAAGCGGTGCGACATGGCCATGCCATCTCGGCGACCGTAGACCAGGAGCCACTCCGGGCAGTTGCCGCACAGACGCCGAGCCGCGCCAGCACTCCCGTCAACGGCTGTCATGTACGCGCGCACCGCTTAACTTCGAAGACCCGGTAAACAGCCCACTGCTGCGCAGCTCAACGGGCTGTCCGGGACCCCCTCTGCCTCCGCGAACGTGACTTCCGCGAAAGCCAAGTTGCTTGAGAACACCGATCGCCCGCCTTCTCAAACCACCTGTCACCCCCGCAGGTCAGCGAACCGATAGCTGCCAGATGCACTTCGACAGGACACATGGCGCCGTAGGTGCCGTGGCCACGCTCCTTAGAGGTCCTAACAGAAGCTGTTGATCATGTGACCTTCGGCTTGGATGGTCGTTGGTCTGGTCGTGGGAAAGCGACAGTCGCGGCCTTGGATCGTGTCGGATGAACTGTGGTCGCTCATCGAGCCGTTGCTGCCCGAGCCGGGGCCGAAGCTGGTGGAGGGCCGGCCGCGGGTACCGGACCGGCAGGCCTTGTGCGGGATCCTGTTCGTGCTGCACACCGGCATCCAATGGGAGTACCTCCCACAGGAGTTGGGCTTCGGCTCGGGCATGACGTGCTGGCGGCGGCTGGCCGCCTGGAACGAGGCCGGCGTGTGGGACGAACTGCACCTGATACTGCTGAAGAAGCTGCGGGTAGCGAAGAAGCTGGACTGGTCGCGGGCGGTGATCGACTCCTCCCACGTGCGGGCCGCTCGGCGCGGCCCAAAAGCGGCCCCAGCCCGGTCGACCGCGCACGGCCGGGCAGCAAGCACCACGTCCTCACCGACGCCCAGGGCATCCCGCTCGCGGTGTCCCTGACCGGCGGAAACCGCAACGACGTCACGCAGTTGCTGCCCCTGCTGGACAAGGTCCCGGCCGTGGCCGGCGTCGTCGGCCGGCCCCGACGCAGACCCGATGCGCTCCTCGCCGACCGCGGCTACGACCACGACAAGTACCGCCGATTGCTCTGGGCCCGCGGCATCCGTCCGGTCATCGCCGAACGAGGACAGGAACACGGCAGCGGCCTGGGCATGTTCCGCTATGTGGTCGAGCGCACGATCGCCTGGCTGCACGGTTTCCGCCGCCTGCGGATCCGCTGGGAACGACGCGACGACATCCACGAAGCCTTCCTCGGCCTCGCCACCTGCCTCATCACCCACCGCCACGTCCAACGCCTTTGTTAGGACCTCTTAGACGCCATCCGCTTATCGATCACGGGGCTGGGCTGGTCGAACAGGGTTCCTGATCGGGTGATCGCGGGAAGGCCGACGCATGGCAGCAGGGCCTCTTGGTAGTTCGGGGGTGCGATCCCAACCGAGCACCAGGAGGCCCTGTTGCCGCAGTCTTTCGCGTCCGCGTGCGTGGAGTCCAACTCGCTGCCACCGTCGTGTGACTGTCTCGCGCACAGGTTCGGCAATGCGGCGGACCGGCCGGACCGCACTGCGAGTTATGGCTCCGACATGACGGAGGCGGAGTGGCGGGTCGTACGGCCGTTGCTTCCGGTTCCGGCCTGGCTGGAGGGGCGAGGCGGGCGGCCGGAGGGCTATTGCCACCGCGTGATGCTCGACGCGGTGCGCTATGTCGTGGACAACGGTGTGAAGTGGGCCAACCTGCCCGCGGACTTCCCGCCGTATCGGCGTGTGCATGCCTTCGCCCGCCGCTGGCAGGTCACGGGGCTGCTCGCTGAACTCCACGACCGGCTGCGCGACCGCGTCCGGGAGAAGGAGGACCGCACGGCGGACCCGACGGCCGCGATCGTGGACTCCCAGTCGGTGCGGGCGGCGGTGAACATCCCGCGCTCGACGTCCGGCTGGGACGGCGGGAAGAAGGTGGGCGGCCGCAAGCGACACCTGGTGGTGGACTGCCTCGGCCTGGTCCTGGCCGTCGCGGTGAGTGCGGCGAGCGTGCAGGACCGCGACGCCGCCGTCCCGCTGCTTCAGCGGCTGCGACGAGAGTACTTCTCCATCCGCCTGGTGTGGGCGGACGGCGGCTATGCCGGCCGGCTCGTTGACTGGGCCCGCGAGAAGCCCCGGCTCACCCTTCAGATCGTCAAACGCACCGATGACACAGTGGGGTTCGTGGTGCTGCCGCGCAGGTGGGTGGTGGAAAGGACGCTGAGCTGGCTGATGCGCTCGCGTCGCCTGGTGCGCGACTACGAAACACTGCCGGCCATGCACGAAGCCATGGTGCTGTGGTCGATGACCATGCTCATGAGCGGTCGCCTGGCCGGACGCCGCCCCGGCGCTTTCAGACGGCCGGCACCGCGAGAGCGGTGAACACTCCCGGCCGCACCTGGAGTGCCCATCCCCGCTCCACCAGGCGTTTCGCCTTCGATCGCAGTCCCTCGACCTTCGCCGGGACGGCCTCGAGCCCGAGAGTGACGGCCAGTTGCTGACAGCGCATGCCCTCCCGGCCCGCTTCAGACTCCAGCACCGACAGGATCCGCTGGTAGTCCGGCGCGAGGGCTGTCGCCGCCATGCCCGTCTCCCGCCGGGGCACCGTCGAACCCGCCACCGCGCTTCCCATCGGCTCCGGGACGACCGAGGGCGGCCCGGCCAGTACCTCGGTCACTGTCACCCGGGCGTCCACCAGCCGCTGAAGCACAGCTTCCGCCTCACCGAGCGCGGCCTGCACCCGCTCGGCCTCCTCCCGCAACCGCGCGATCTCTTCCCGGACCCTCTTCTCCCTGGCCTCCAGCAGACCGAGCACCGACGCCACCAGCGACCTCCACGAACCAGACCAGCGGACGAACCACGCCCATCACTCCCGCCACGAACGGGAGTTCATGCCCACCCACCCGAACTAAACGATCACGTTCGGAAAGCGGATGGCGTCTTAGACCCGAACCGCGCCTGACCGATCCGGCGCCGGTCCCGTACGCACCCGGTAGACGCCGGGGCGCACCTCGTCGGACTGCTCAGCGACAACCGATGCCAACTCGGCAGGCCATGTAGTTTCCCAGTCCCAGATTGCTCCTGGCGGAAGACGCATGCCCACGGCACCCATGAGCTGTGCACCGGTCAGGTCCGCGCCGGCCAGGTCCGCGTAGCTCAGCTCCGCGCGAGTCAGGTCTGCGCGGGTGAGATGCGCCTCGGTCAGGTCCGCGTTGGTCAGGTCTGCACCGGTCAGCTGCGCATCGGTCA of the Streptomyces sp. NBC_00287 genome contains:
- a CDS encoding ATP-binding protein; this encodes MVTPPDAHDGEHNPLTTKDGWRQFVDDAPACPTMLSLRAFKALTKEKRLAYNEPRLDYHSRLVIVATPTVRNVFTTGRRLVLLNRHQISGRRGLIVTGQAGTGKTTAIAQLGRNHELLVRKRLGPAAAGRLPVVYVTVPPRATPKMLAIEFARFLGLPVIRQETQASITNAVCDLLIKMRVELALVDEIHNLNLATQAGAEASDQLKYLSERIPATFVLAGIDVAASGLFSGVRGQQIAGRYTVTETEPFAYGTTAQRQSWRNLVASLEDALRLHRHKPGSLLKLDGYLHERTDGAIGSLSQLVRGAALEAIINGSEAITRKTLEAIEVDQTAEDAHQEHRRKRRPRRGRPDADAA
- a CDS encoding TniQ family protein; translated protein: MPTQPDRLRQLPIALGPVHNETLGSYLHRLAVANNRPAGFLARLLGPLPPEFSPLSNTAAGWTPHSPERLATLSGRPTSQLARALPALADFLSPHDPGRRTEQLISRPCRCCTARRSPTASVVITLSPAHVHLCLRHQLWTRSTHDIPLVSLPEVIEAQRRLDQLARCHRTVRQALDLARRIVEDWSASGMPIDLGKEWTDRLDRVEALAVSKKVSAEDRSHLAAFPEIVVLTHLILDPPTTALDPKELYLATTAELSRQFARIYTTLGTQDPLYRRFCLYRERDFREAPG
- the pdxR gene encoding MocR-like pyridoxine biosynthesis transcription factor PdxR; this encodes MDMHVRLDGQRDLSGQIYRQLRTAIHDGLLRPGDPLPPTRELARRLAVARNTVGVAYERLVAEGYADSRVGSGTRVRTTGLPTRGTATATDTTGSGLRPRALWADLSPWAAPETTGPTTAAHDFRVGLPDARLFPYDAWRPLIARELRLSAAGAVGYGDPAGHAGLRAALARHIGLSRGVRTGPDDVLVTTGTQQALDLIGRVLLAPGDRVAVEEPGYPPARLAFLAQGAKVTGIPVDAEGLLVDAIPPDTRAVYVTPAHQFPLGMPMSLRRRTALLRWARRHGAAVIEDDYDSEFRFGGRPVETLQSLDRDGHVIYVGSFSKVMLPSLRVGFLVAPAPLRTALRTAKYTADWHTAVPTQAALARFVDDGLLARHIRRMQHTYATRHQTITRALTDHFAGLAELVPSAAGLHVTVFTRGHLAEPDALANRAGRVRASGVAVYTLAEVAANRSARPGFVFGYGSISAPDIEPGLHRILGPPQDC
- a CDS encoding TIGR03086 family metal-binding protein, whose amino-acid sequence is MDIRRLDRQALLLTGEVVSQVKTDHLRLATPCADWTLYGLLRHLVSQNEGFAASARGAGEPWAVWRDGDLGDDPAGAYEASVGEVTAAFAEDDVLERRFALPEVGEGFAVPGRTAIGFHLLDYVAHAWDVAVTIGAPWEPAAELTTAALRVAALVPDEGRGAGAAFRRQIAVPDDAPPGDRLLALLGRVPSWTPGPC
- a CDS encoding maleylpyruvate isomerase N-terminal domain-containing protein; its protein translation is MFQYQLAALRAERQAALALYRDLGGSEWETGSRASGWRVRDVVAHLGASCRILPNLSKIRLLRSDDVEAANEVQVDARRDWPASRILREYDRRSNLVLKVMRLHGSLDTFEVSFGNLGRYPLRFLPSFLMFEWHTHLRHDIVPALARPTPQTDFDRMYCVLEWMMAGLEQMNTATMGWLDRTIDLKLTAPAGGFWKVSPAGGGRLTVVSGTLGPTAAASITGRSIDFPAWATGRENWREHDLSITGDSDYAVRFLDSIKII
- a CDS encoding IS5 family transposase (programmed frameshift), with the translated sequence MVVGLVVGKRQSRPWIVSDELWSLIEPLLPEPGPKLVEGRPRVPDRQALCGILFVLHTGIQWEYLPQELGFGSGMTCWRRLAAWNEAGVWDELHLILLKKLRVAKKLDWSRAVIDSSHVRAARRGPKSGPSPVDRARPGSKHHVLTDAQGIPLAVSLTGGNRNDVTQLLPLLDKVPAVAGVVGRPRRRPDALLADRGYDHDKYRRLLWARGIRPVIAERGQEHGSGLGMFRYVVERTIAWLHGFRRLRIRWERRDDIHEAFLGLATCLITHRHVQRLC
- a CDS encoding IS5 family transposase, producing the protein MTEAEWRVVRPLLPVPAWLEGRGGRPEGYCHRVMLDAVRYVVDNGVKWANLPADFPPYRRVHAFARRWQVTGLLAELHDRLRDRVREKEDRTADPTAAIVDSQSVRAAVNIPRSTSGWDGGKKVGGRKRHLVVDCLGLVLAVAVSAASVQDRDAAVPLLQRLRREYFSIRLVWADGGYAGRLVDWAREKPRLTLQIVKRTDDTVGFVVLPRRWVVERTLSWLMRSRRLVRDYETLPAMHEAMVLWSMTMLMSGRLAGRRPGAFRRPAPRER